A single genomic interval of Streptomyces sp. NBC_00663 harbors:
- a CDS encoding helix-turn-helix domain-containing protein, with protein MQTGGGVLDAYVLAMLDLLAGEAPAERFEELLRQAAAAGVAADELAKLTAAKDRSLEVRQLFARRQQREAGLSALVDTARDLTHPYSLDTLLAVITRRARLLMGLDMSWVSLHGDDGISRVRAADGHASAITVGFDVPLAGGVGAHAQKRSAPFWTPDYLHDESFVHNETIDHVVRSEGLRAIMAVPLRHENSTLGVLYVADRNIRHFLPNEISLMASLADLAAVAIERTRLLERTRTEVAELTGDVSQAKDSSATVRRLHSIHRSLIDLALGGSELPALLERASAELGGAVLVRGTVGKDLACTEGFPDFLSGLESTRIDNGRDTRVDGSPVDRLCLDAQAADGPVRCDDGTGGMLCACPVTGGTESLGTLLLHGARPPSEAQEQLLGLVAQAVAVQLLMQRSSAVAEGQVRDELLHDLLHVSQLPPAQLASRGRRLGVDLAEPHVVVVVRPEGGSQSRANAWASACAHRLSGLKYVDGGHIVLLLPGDDPSGAAKAVQRELSVVLGHPVTGGAAGPTIAPDDVRRVHQEARRCLDALTVLEGTGGTASPRELGFLGLLLSEKQDVERFVGTAIGPVLEYDHQQSTELLRTLESYFTSGSSPTRAAELLHVHPNTVSRRLERITDLLGPHWQEPAQALEVQLALRLHRTRHLLGGGSGGGGGAGGGQ; from the coding sequence TTGCAGACCGGTGGGGGCGTGCTGGACGCGTATGTGCTGGCCATGCTCGACCTGCTGGCCGGGGAGGCGCCCGCCGAGCGCTTCGAGGAACTGCTGCGGCAGGCGGCCGCGGCCGGCGTCGCCGCGGACGAACTGGCCAAGCTGACCGCGGCCAAGGACCGTTCGCTGGAGGTCAGACAGCTCTTCGCGCGGCGTCAGCAGCGCGAGGCCGGACTGTCGGCGCTCGTCGACACCGCACGCGACCTGACCCACCCGTACAGCCTCGACACCCTGCTGGCCGTGATCACCCGGCGGGCCCGGCTGCTGATGGGCCTGGACATGTCCTGGGTGAGCCTGCACGGCGACGACGGGATCTCCCGCGTCCGGGCCGCGGACGGCCACGCCTCCGCCATCACCGTCGGGTTCGACGTGCCGCTGGCCGGCGGGGTCGGAGCACACGCACAGAAACGATCCGCCCCGTTCTGGACCCCGGACTACCTGCACGACGAGAGCTTCGTCCACAACGAGACCATCGACCACGTGGTCCGGTCCGAGGGGCTGCGGGCCATCATGGCCGTCCCGCTGCGCCACGAGAACTCCACGCTCGGCGTGCTCTACGTCGCCGACCGCAACATCCGGCACTTCCTGCCCAACGAGATCTCGCTGATGGCCTCACTCGCCGACCTCGCGGCCGTCGCCATCGAGCGGACCCGGCTGCTGGAGCGGACCCGGACCGAGGTCGCGGAGCTGACGGGCGACGTCTCGCAGGCCAAGGACTCCTCCGCGACCGTGCGCCGGCTGCACAGCATCCACCGGAGCCTGATCGACCTGGCCCTCGGCGGCAGCGAACTGCCCGCCCTGCTGGAGCGGGCGTCCGCCGAACTCGGCGGCGCGGTGCTGGTGCGGGGCACGGTCGGCAAGGATCTCGCGTGTACAGAAGGCTTCCCGGACTTTTTGTCGGGCCTCGAATCTACCCGCATAGACAACGGCAGGGACACCCGCGTGGACGGTTCCCCCGTCGACCGTCTGTGCCTGGACGCGCAGGCCGCCGACGGCCCCGTACGCTGCGACGACGGCACCGGCGGCATGCTCTGCGCCTGCCCGGTCACCGGCGGCACGGAGAGCCTCGGCACCCTGCTGCTGCACGGCGCGCGGCCTCCGTCCGAGGCGCAGGAGCAACTGCTGGGCCTGGTCGCGCAGGCCGTCGCGGTGCAGCTGCTGATGCAGCGCAGTTCGGCGGTGGCCGAGGGCCAGGTCAGGGACGAGCTGCTGCACGACCTGCTCCATGTCTCCCAACTCCCGCCCGCCCAGCTCGCGTCCCGGGGGCGCCGCCTCGGGGTCGACCTCGCCGAGCCGCACGTGGTCGTGGTGGTCCGGCCGGAGGGCGGTTCGCAGAGCCGGGCCAACGCCTGGGCCTCGGCGTGCGCGCACCGGCTCTCGGGGCTCAAGTACGTCGACGGCGGCCACATCGTCCTGCTGCTGCCCGGTGACGATCCGTCCGGTGCCGCCAAGGCCGTACAGCGGGAACTCTCCGTCGTGCTCGGGCATCCGGTGACCGGCGGCGCGGCCGGGCCGACCATCGCGCCGGACGACGTCAGGCGCGTCCACCAGGAGGCCCGCCGTTGCCTGGACGCCCTCACCGTCCTGGAGGGCACGGGCGGTACGGCCTCGCCCAGGGAACTCGGGTTCCTGGGACTGCTGTTGTCGGAGAAGCAGGACGTCGAGAGGTTCGTCGGGACGGCGATCGGGCCCGTACTCGAGTACGACCACCAGCAGTCGACCGAGCTGCTGCGGACCCTGGAGTCGTACTTCACCTCCGGCAGCAGCCCCACGCGGGCGGCGGAACTGCTGCACGTCCACCCGAACACCGTCTCCCGCCGGCTGGAGCGGATCACCGACCTGCTCGGCCCTCACTGGCAGGAGCCCGCACAGGCGTTGGAGGTGCAGCTGGCGCTGCGGCTGCATCGCACACGGCATCTGCTGGGAGGCGGAAGCGGAGGCGGAGGCGGGGCCGGGGGCGGGCAGTAG
- a CDS encoding methyltransferase domain-containing protein produces the protein MPYTPRVQDYERSLERSRQSLNRADRPDLFTLAGRQWDLLDEVFAPVYSPSTGIALDFLGLTEPVAEEMRRGSFLEIGCGTGVIAVVAALAGHGPVVASDINARAVENTAVNARRHGTTDRLRAVHGDLFAGLGADERFDTVFWSSNYVLGPDHYEYRSAHERAYVDAGYRTHRRYLHQAPLRTTPGGRALLHFSSRGDHPRLTRIAEETGRELRVLESCRVREGEYGNEIVEHLLLEIVPAG, from the coding sequence ATGCCGTACACACCGCGGGTGCAGGACTACGAGCGCTCTCTGGAACGCAGCCGACAGTCCCTCAACCGGGCCGACCGTCCCGACCTGTTCACCCTCGCCGGCCGGCAATGGGACCTGCTGGACGAGGTGTTCGCCCCGGTGTACTCGCCGTCGACGGGCATCGCCCTGGACTTCCTGGGGCTCACCGAGCCCGTTGCCGAGGAGATGCGGCGAGGGTCGTTCCTGGAGATCGGCTGCGGTACGGGCGTCATCGCGGTGGTCGCGGCACTGGCCGGCCACGGTCCGGTCGTCGCCTCGGACATCAACGCCCGCGCGGTGGAGAACACGGCCGTCAACGCCCGCCGCCACGGCACGACGGACCGGCTCCGGGCCGTGCACGGCGACCTGTTCGCCGGCCTCGGCGCCGACGAACGCTTCGACACCGTCTTCTGGAGCTCGAACTACGTCCTCGGGCCCGACCACTACGAGTACCGCTCCGCCCACGAACGCGCCTACGTCGACGCCGGCTACCGCACCCACCGCCGCTATCTGCACCAGGCCCCGCTGCGCACCACACCCGGCGGGCGGGCCCTGCTCCACTTCAGCAGCCGGGGCGACCACCCCCGCCTGACCCGCATCGCCGAGGAGACCGGCCGTGAACTGCGGGTGCTGGAGAGCTGCCGGGTCCGGGAGGGGGAGTACGGCAACGAGATCGTCGAACACCTGCTCCTGGAGATCGTGCCGGCCGGCTGA